The following proteins are co-located in the Nonlabens ponticola genome:
- a CDS encoding phospho-sugar mutase — translation MDKEHILKVAQAWTQAPFDAQTIATTQQLIDSQSDEYLESFYKDLEFGTGGMRGIMGIGTNRINKYTLGKNTQGLATYLKTSFPGEQLKVAIAYDCRHNSKELAQVVAQVLSANDIQVLLFEDLRPTPLLSYTVKARNCHAGIVLTASHNPPEYNGYKVYWQDGGQLVPPQDKELLQTINDTQFADIKFDGDNDTIELLGDDADAAFIKDSVKAGKVAGDVDRSKVKVVFTSLHGTSITILPDTLEAAGYTDVNIVQEQAKPDGDFPTVESPNPEEPEALALAVQLANKIHADIVIGTDPDSDRLGIAVRDNDHKLLLLNGNQTMIAMTAFLLEQTELTNKKDPFIGSTIVSTPMMKDLAAGFNVECKEGLTGFKWIAQMIQNHPNQDFIGGGEESFGYMVGDFVRDKDAVTASLLACELLAFAKAKKTTPYNYLLELYVKYGCYQERLVSLVKKGISGAQEIKQMMIELRDNPPQEIAGFKVSRIEDYQSGSSLNTATGNKENIELPSSNVLIFYLENGSKIAARPSGTEPKIKFYISVKEELDHADNYDVVKSQLDQQIDAILNSLQVN, via the coding sequence ATGGACAAGGAACATATATTAAAAGTCGCTCAAGCATGGACGCAAGCACCATTTGACGCGCAAACCATTGCAACGACACAACAACTTATTGACTCACAGTCTGATGAGTACCTAGAGAGTTTTTATAAAGATCTAGAATTTGGTACTGGTGGCATGCGAGGTATCATGGGAATAGGCACCAACCGCATCAATAAGTACACACTAGGCAAAAACACTCAAGGCCTCGCGACTTATCTCAAGACCAGTTTTCCTGGCGAGCAGCTCAAGGTTGCCATCGCTTATGATTGCCGCCACAACAGCAAGGAATTGGCACAAGTAGTCGCACAGGTTTTGAGCGCTAACGATATCCAAGTATTACTGTTTGAAGATTTAAGGCCTACTCCACTATTATCTTACACGGTTAAAGCTCGCAATTGTCACGCAGGTATTGTGCTAACTGCAAGTCATAATCCACCAGAATATAATGGTTACAAAGTGTACTGGCAGGATGGTGGTCAACTGGTACCACCGCAGGATAAAGAACTGTTGCAAACCATTAATGATACCCAATTTGCCGACATCAAATTCGATGGTGACAACGATACAATCGAATTGTTGGGCGATGATGCTGATGCAGCTTTTATCAAAGACAGCGTTAAGGCTGGAAAAGTAGCTGGCGATGTAGATCGCAGTAAGGTAAAAGTAGTTTTTACTAGTCTTCACGGTACGAGCATTACCATTTTACCAGATACACTTGAAGCTGCTGGATATACCGATGTAAACATAGTACAAGAACAAGCAAAGCCTGATGGCGATTTCCCAACCGTGGAATCACCCAATCCTGAAGAACCAGAAGCACTGGCACTTGCCGTGCAATTGGCCAACAAAATTCATGCAGACATCGTCATAGGCACAGATCCTGACAGCGATCGATTAGGTATTGCCGTGCGCGACAATGACCATAAATTATTGCTGCTCAACGGTAATCAGACCATGATTGCCATGACTGCTTTTTTACTAGAACAGACAGAACTGACGAATAAGAAAGATCCTTTTATAGGATCCACCATCGTGAGTACGCCCATGATGAAAGATCTAGCAGCTGGTTTTAATGTTGAGTGTAAAGAAGGCCTTACCGGTTTCAAATGGATCGCGCAGATGATCCAGAATCATCCAAATCAAGATTTCATTGGTGGCGGCGAGGAAAGTTTTGGATATATGGTAGGCGATTTTGTTCGTGACAAGGATGCCGTTACCGCAAGTTTATTGGCTTGTGAACTGTTAGCTTTCGCGAAAGCTAAAAAAACAACACCCTACAACTACCTACTGGAATTGTATGTCAAATACGGTTGTTACCAGGAACGCCTTGTGAGCCTAGTCAAAAAAGGAATAAGCGGCGCGCAGGAAATCAAGCAAATGATGATCGAATTACGTGATAATCCACCACAGGAAATCGCAGGATTTAAGGTGTCCCGTATTGAGGATTATCAATCAGGTAGCTCTCTAAATACAGCAACGGGAAACAAAGAAAATATCGAGTTACCATCATCAAATGTGCTTATTTTTTACCTAGAAAACGGCAGTAAAATAGCGGCTAGACCTAGCGGTACAGAGCCTAAAATCAAATTTTACATCTCAGTAAAAGAAGAGCTGGATCACGCTGATAATTATGATGTTGTAAAGAGTCAATTGGATCAACAAATAGACGCTATTCTTAACAGCCTACAAGTCAATTAA
- a CDS encoding ABC transporter ATP-binding protein, whose protein sequence is MNYFKEILQYAKPYKAYGIGNIISNIFYALFSTLSFLALIPVLQVLFEETDQVFEKPVWTGIATARDFLEGYVNYYVSVVADNDKQQALIIMIVLVLSMFLLKNVFSYLGMYFITFLRNGVVRDLRNAMYQKIVHLPISFFSEKRKGDVIARSTSDIHEVQSSFLSILELIVKEPLNIIFTLGAMLLLSIKLTIFVLVFIPVSGYIISLVGKKLKSKSLKVQREQGTFLSLLEETLGGLKVIKGFNAESRMTDTFQDSTQRLYRHSNSLSLRKNLASPVSEFLGILVIGVLLWFGGRMVLLDGTINGSTFITFMGLAYGILTPAKALSKASYDVKKGNASAERVLQILHTKNHIKDRDDAVEISAFAKAVQIKNLSFAYEDENVLTNFSLDIPIGSTVALVGQSGSGKSTIANLVTRFYDVSEGTIEIDGHNIKDVTLKSLRDQMAIVTQDSILFNDTVAVNVALSNKNASNEEVIEALKIANAWEFVSQLPEGIHTNIGDSGNKLSGGQKQRLSIARAVLKNAPILVLDEATSALDTESERLVQDALEKVMKDRTSIVIAHRLSTIQKADHIVVMSRGEIVEQGTHEELIAQQGAYANLVNMQSLA, encoded by the coding sequence ATGAATTACTTTAAGGAAATCCTGCAGTACGCAAAGCCTTACAAGGCCTATGGTATAGGGAATATTATTAGTAACATATTTTACGCGCTGTTCAGTACATTGTCATTTTTGGCACTTATTCCTGTACTGCAAGTACTTTTTGAGGAAACGGATCAAGTTTTTGAAAAACCAGTGTGGACTGGTATCGCCACGGCTCGTGATTTCCTGGAAGGTTATGTGAACTACTATGTGTCTGTGGTGGCAGATAACGACAAACAACAGGCTTTGATCATCATGATTGTGCTTGTGCTAAGTATGTTTTTACTCAAGAATGTATTCTCGTACCTAGGTATGTATTTTATAACATTCCTGCGCAATGGTGTGGTGCGAGATCTGCGCAACGCGATGTATCAAAAGATTGTTCATTTGCCAATATCATTCTTTTCTGAGAAGCGCAAAGGTGATGTCATCGCTAGATCAACGAGTGACATCCATGAGGTGCAAAGCAGTTTTCTATCCATTCTCGAACTTATCGTCAAGGAACCGCTCAACATCATATTTACTTTAGGCGCCATGTTATTGTTGAGCATCAAGCTCACGATCTTTGTTTTGGTGTTCATTCCTGTAAGTGGTTACATTATCTCGCTGGTAGGTAAAAAATTAAAAAGCAAATCGCTCAAGGTGCAGCGCGAGCAAGGAACATTTTTATCTCTGCTGGAAGAAACTCTTGGTGGGCTTAAGGTTATCAAAGGATTCAATGCTGAAAGTCGAATGACTGATACTTTTCAAGACAGTACGCAGCGACTGTATCGTCATAGCAATAGTTTGAGTTTGCGTAAAAATCTAGCCAGTCCAGTGAGTGAATTTCTAGGTATTCTCGTGATCGGTGTTCTCCTATGGTTTGGTGGTAGAATGGTACTGTTGGATGGCACTATCAACGGTTCTACATTCATTACCTTTATGGGACTTGCTTACGGTATTTTGACGCCAGCAAAAGCGCTTTCAAAGGCAAGTTATGACGTCAAGAAAGGTAATGCCAGTGCAGAGCGTGTTCTGCAGATTTTGCATACCAAAAACCACATAAAAGATCGTGACGATGCTGTTGAGATATCCGCTTTCGCGAAAGCGGTACAAATCAAAAACCTATCCTTTGCCTATGAGGATGAGAACGTCTTGACCAATTTCTCGCTAGACATTCCTATTGGGTCCACCGTGGCGCTGGTAGGTCAATCAGGTAGTGGAAAAAGTACCATAGCAAATCTTGTAACCCGATTTTATGATGTGAGTGAAGGAACGATCGAGATCGATGGTCATAATATTAAGGATGTGACTCTTAAAAGTTTGCGAGATCAGATGGCAATTGTGACGCAAGACTCTATTCTTTTTAACGATACGGTCGCAGTCAACGTGGCACTGAGCAATAAAAATGCAAGCAATGAAGAAGTCATCGAGGCACTCAAAATCGCTAACGCATGGGAATTTGTATCGCAACTACCAGAAGGTATCCATACCAACATAGGTGATAGCGGTAATAAATTAAGTGGTGGTCAAAAACAGCGATTGAGCATTGCCCGCGCCGTTCTTAAAAATGCACCAATTCTAGTACTCGACGAGGCGACAAGTGCTCTGGATACTGAAAGTGAACGACTGGTTCAAGATGCGCTTGAAAAAGTCATGAAAGACCGTACGTCTATTGTAATCGCTCACCGATTGAGTACCATTCAAAAAGCAGATCACATCGTGGTCATGAGCCGTGGCGAGATTGTAGAACAAGGAACTCACGAGGAATTGATTGCACAACAAGGTGCGTATGCTAATCTTGTGAATATGCAGAGTTTGGCTTAG
- a CDS encoding RluA family pseudouridine synthase, translated as MDQIFHEFEDDVSHITLPEKFNFPFYYEPHELAVKAASELQDYLSKQPWFTKGSAQESGKMFGVLVVKRDDDSLGFLASFSGKLAGETTQPYFVPPVYELERVDQFFKLETDKLDALTAQLQELENDPASIELIRSFESTRSRHASRIEQEQLRIKRIKRERRKFLRSQEAVLNAQEFEQLTAQQRQLSLNNNFFLREYEEYLDQTIQPLEKSYSYLIARITDLKTRRRDGSNWLQDWLFDQYNFLNGSSEVKNVKALFKNRTPDMPPAGTGDCAAPKLLQYAYQHNFTPITMAEFWYGPSPASKIRKHGNYYPACRSKCEPVLEFMLHGLAVDDNPLLENPAVDKELEIIYEDQHMLAIVKPAEFLSVPGKTISDCVQSRMKAAYPDATGPMIVHRLDMSTSGIMLIAKTLEAYHHLQQQFIKRTITKRYTAVLVGVPKKDNGFIDLPMRVDLDNRPYQLVDHEYGKSARTKYKVIGQSDKQTLIHFFPITGRTHQLRVHAAHRDGLNAPIKGDDLYGTTSDRMYLHADRIVFVHPASNESIVLESPSGFGV; from the coding sequence ATGGATCAAATCTTCCATGAATTTGAGGATGATGTATCCCATATCACATTGCCTGAAAAATTCAATTTCCCATTTTACTATGAGCCGCATGAACTCGCAGTAAAAGCTGCCAGCGAGCTGCAAGATTATCTAAGCAAGCAACCTTGGTTTACCAAAGGTAGTGCGCAGGAAAGCGGTAAGATGTTCGGCGTTCTGGTGGTGAAAAGAGATGATGACTCGTTAGGTTTTTTGGCTTCGTTTTCAGGTAAGTTGGCTGGTGAGACTACGCAGCCTTATTTTGTACCACCAGTGTATGAGCTGGAACGAGTTGATCAATTTTTTAAACTGGAAACGGACAAGCTTGACGCGCTCACCGCACAATTACAAGAATTAGAAAATGATCCTGCAAGCATTGAATTGATACGATCATTTGAATCTACAAGATCACGACACGCTAGCCGGATAGAACAAGAACAGCTGCGCATCAAACGCATCAAGAGAGAACGACGCAAGTTCTTAAGGTCACAAGAAGCCGTACTTAATGCACAAGAGTTTGAACAGCTCACGGCCCAACAACGCCAATTAAGTCTTAATAACAACTTCTTTCTTAGAGAGTATGAAGAATATCTAGATCAAACAATTCAGCCATTAGAAAAATCCTATAGCTATCTAATCGCTAGAATAACTGATCTAAAAACGAGACGTCGCGATGGATCCAACTGGTTGCAGGATTGGTTGTTTGATCAGTATAACTTCCTGAATGGCAGCAGTGAGGTCAAAAATGTAAAAGCCTTATTTAAAAACAGAACACCAGACATGCCACCAGCAGGAACTGGTGATTGTGCTGCACCCAAGTTATTACAGTATGCTTACCAGCATAACTTCACTCCTATCACCATGGCAGAATTCTGGTATGGACCATCGCCAGCTTCCAAAATCAGGAAACATGGGAATTACTATCCAGCTTGTCGCAGCAAGTGTGAGCCAGTTCTGGAGTTCATGCTACATGGTCTTGCGGTAGATGATAACCCGCTTTTGGAAAATCCTGCGGTTGATAAAGAGTTAGAAATTATCTATGAAGACCAGCACATGCTCGCCATTGTTAAACCGGCCGAATTCCTATCAGTTCCTGGTAAGACCATAAGTGATTGTGTGCAATCTAGAATGAAAGCTGCTTATCCTGATGCCACTGGTCCCATGATTGTTCATAGGCTGGACATGAGCACCTCTGGAATTATGCTTATTGCCAAAACGCTGGAAGCCTATCACCACCTACAGCAGCAATTCATAAAACGTACGATCACCAAAAGATATACCGCTGTGCTTGTTGGAGTACCTAAGAAAGATAACGGCTTTATTGACTTGCCCATGCGTGTAGATCTCGATAATAGGCCTTATCAACTAGTAGATCATGAGTATGGCAAATCTGCTCGCACCAAATATAAAGTTATAGGACAGTCTGATAAGCAAACACTCATTCATTTCTTTCCAATTACTGGCCGTACACATCAATTGAGAGTTCATGCAGCGCATCGTGATGGATTGAACGCTCCTATAAAAGGCGATGATCTCTATGGGACAACATCAGATAGAATGTACTTGCACGCAGATCGTATTGTGTTTGTTCATCCAGCAAGCAATGAATCTATTGTTTTAGAGTCACCATCAGGATTTGGCGTATAA
- a CDS encoding porin family protein, protein MKNLFIAATLLLAGLSYAQTDGGFGIKGGLNYGSVGDFQDNFNNITENPDDRVGYHVGVFGKVDLGPIYFRPELIYTKLNSEYNAGDFEVKKLDAPILVGLEVLGPLHVFAGPSLQYILDTDFDTGAVNFDLRDAQDDFTVGLQFGVGVNLGNLGVDVRYERGLNENEARYANDMFDNVRIDTRPEQVIIALSLVL, encoded by the coding sequence ATGAAAAATTTATTTATTGCAGCAACCCTATTGTTAGCAGGATTGAGCTATGCCCAGACAGATGGTGGCTTCGGGATCAAAGGTGGACTCAACTATGGGTCTGTTGGTGATTTTCAAGACAATTTTAATAACATTACTGAAAATCCAGACGATCGAGTAGGATATCATGTCGGTGTTTTTGGTAAAGTAGATCTTGGCCCGATATATTTCAGACCAGAACTTATATACACAAAATTAAATAGTGAGTACAACGCTGGTGACTTTGAGGTTAAAAAACTTGACGCTCCAATATTGGTAGGCCTTGAGGTGTTAGGTCCATTGCATGTTTTTGCTGGTCCATCGCTGCAATATATTCTAGATACAGATTTTGATACTGGTGCAGTAAACTTTGATCTGCGTGATGCACAAGATGATTTCACGGTTGGTCTTCAATTTGGAGTAGGCGTGAATCTAGGTAATCTAGGTGTTGACGTGCGTTATGAGCGTGGTCTCAATGAGAATGAAGCGCGTTATGCAAATGATATGTTTGACAATGTAAGAATCGATACCAGACCAGAACAAGTAATCATAGCACTTAGTCTCGTACTATAA
- a CDS encoding MarR family winged helix-turn-helix transcriptional regulator, which translates to MSNKVVDIPLSRKLITTLIKKGAGMTEAIASVLKEEKLTIQQFNVLRILRGRKGEPATLQDVSKNMLHANSNTTRVIDKLVDKKYVERVQCCDDRRQIQLTITKTGLSLLKRLDQKVDDKENALLDNMSLNDKKTLTDLLEKL; encoded by the coding sequence ATGAGTAATAAGGTTGTTGATATTCCGCTTTCGCGAAAGCTAATCACCACGCTAATTAAAAAAGGCGCAGGGATGACTGAAGCTATTGCGAGTGTCTTGAAAGAGGAAAAACTGACAATCCAACAATTCAATGTGTTGCGTATTCTACGTGGCCGAAAAGGCGAACCTGCAACGCTACAAGATGTAAGTAAGAATATGTTACATGCAAATTCTAATACCACACGTGTTATTGACAAGCTTGTTGACAAGAAGTATGTTGAGCGCGTACAATGTTGTGATGATAGAAGGCAAATCCAGCTCACTATTACAAAAACAGGCCTTTCCCTACTTAAAAGATTGGATCAAAAAGTAGATGATAAAGAAAATGCCTTGCTTGATAATATGTCTTTGAATGACAAAAAGACTTTGACCGATCTATTGGAAAAACTATAA
- a CDS encoding YceI family protein yields the protein MNVIFKTAVVLAVVASTSTISNKMKTVNTNKSTVTWTGKKLGGSHNGTIKLKSGDLQFNDSKVTGGNFTIDMTTIDVTDLTGENKTKLEGHLKSDDFFATSTHEEATLVFTNVKEKSPQVYEVTGDLTIKGITNPITFDLQANDSSATTQLNIDRSKYDVKYGSKSFFKGLGDNFIYDNFEVDVKLVY from the coding sequence ATGAATGTAATTTTTAAAACCGCTGTCGTTCTAGCCGTTGTTGCTAGCACCAGCACAATCTCAAACAAAATGAAAACAGTAAACACAAACAAGAGCACGGTCACATGGACTGGTAAAAAGTTAGGCGGTAGCCATAATGGTACCATCAAATTGAAATCTGGCGATCTGCAATTTAATGATAGTAAGGTCACCGGCGGTAATTTCACCATCGATATGACCACCATTGATGTCACTGACCTAACGGGTGAAAATAAAACTAAGCTAGAAGGTCACTTGAAAAGCGATGATTTCTTTGCTACTAGTACTCACGAGGAAGCAACCCTTGTCTTTACAAATGTCAAGGAAAAAAGTCCTCAAGTTTATGAGGTAACCGGTGATTTGACGATCAAGGGTATTACTAATCCAATCACATTTGATCTACAGGCTAACGATTCTAGCGCAACTACACAACTTAATATCGACCGTAGTAAATACGACGTGAAATACGGATCAAAGAGTTTCTTTAAAGGTCTAGGTGACAATTTTATCTATGATAACTTTGAAGTAGATGTCAAACTAGTTTATTAG
- a CDS encoding nuclear transport factor 2 family protein translates to MNTQEVANKLVEYCRNNQEDKAYQELYSPEITSIEMSEPMKEVHGMDGIQKKGQWWEENFEVHGNKYSDPMVADNHFVVNIWMDTTHKPSGQRSQMNELAVYQVKDGKIWKEQFFYDTGE, encoded by the coding sequence ATGAATACTCAAGAAGTGGCTAACAAGCTCGTGGAATACTGTCGCAATAATCAAGAAGATAAGGCTTATCAGGAATTGTACAGCCCAGAAATCACCAGCATAGAAATGTCAGAGCCCATGAAAGAAGTCCACGGCATGGACGGCATACAGAAAAAAGGGCAGTGGTGGGAAGAAAATTTTGAAGTGCACGGCAATAAATACAGCGACCCTATGGTGGCGGACAATCATTTTGTCGTCAATATCTGGATGGACACCACTCACAAACCTAGCGGCCAGCGTTCACAAATGAACGAATTAGCTGTTTATCAGGTAAAAGACGGCAAAATATGGAAAGAGCAGTTTTTCTATGATACAGGAGAGTGA
- the miaE gene encoding tRNA-(ms[2]io[6]A)-hydroxylase — translation METASKTTLGLNLPTDPRWVDLAAMSLQDILTDHAFCEQKAASTMISMVQMHSDKPELVEALAPVVTEEWGHFRMVLAELKKRGMTLGLQRPDDYIKTLMKGKPKGQSREWLFLDQLLICALIEARSCERFKMLSQQLEDEGLKKFYHQFMVAEAAHYRLFLDLGKTYFPEERVMNRWQYWLDYEASFLKDLEVRGDRMH, via the coding sequence ATGGAAACAGCTAGCAAAACAACACTAGGACTCAACCTACCTACAGATCCTCGATGGGTAGATCTAGCAGCCATGAGCTTGCAGGATATATTGACAGATCATGCTTTTTGCGAGCAAAAAGCTGCTAGCACCATGATATCTATGGTACAAATGCACAGCGATAAACCAGAATTGGTAGAAGCTCTTGCACCTGTAGTTACAGAGGAATGGGGACACTTTAGAATGGTATTGGCCGAATTAAAAAAGCGCGGAATGACGCTAGGTCTCCAACGACCTGACGACTACATCAAGACGTTGATGAAAGGAAAACCTAAGGGTCAAAGCCGTGAGTGGCTGTTCCTAGATCAGCTATTGATTTGTGCATTGATAGAGGCGAGAAGCTGTGAGCGATTTAAAATGTTATCTCAACAACTTGAAGATGAAGGCTTGAAGAAATTCTATCATCAATTCATGGTGGCGGAAGCTGCTCATTACAGATTGTTTCTTGACTTAGGAAAAACTTATTTTCCAGAGGAACGCGTCATGAACCGCTGGCAATATTGGCTGGATTACGAGGCCTCTTTTCTTAAAGATCTAGAAGTGCGCGGTGATAGGATGCATTGA
- a CDS encoding COX15/CtaA family protein: MFTIKSYRRWLRASIVIIYLIIIAGAVVRMTGSGMGCPDWPKCFGYWIPPTEETELEFSPDTHYKKGMVIIINEELRVAREDFFTGNTYQEIDWKPYIKHDYSVFNKFHTWTEYINRLIGALGGLVVLFTAVVSLQFWRSRKKLTILTVVALLAMLIQAVIGKIVVDTLLSPVLITIHMIVALLIVGLLIYLLHEVLPVDSRYYNKGNLSRWMLIIIAMTFIQVAMGTQVRQYIDHQVDLFGYPLSSAWLENGPLIFLIHRSYSILLVLVHIAVSYIAIKKYKHPKRSYFSLNALILITILSGVLMNYVDFPLGSQAAHLVTASLILGLQFYLWMRLRTAARLSVAATS, translated from the coding sequence ATGTTTACCATAAAAAGTTACCGTCGCTGGCTGCGCGCATCCATCGTGATAATTTACCTCATCATTATCGCTGGTGCCGTGGTGCGCATGACGGGTAGTGGTATGGGCTGTCCAGATTGGCCTAAGTGTTTTGGCTACTGGATACCACCTACTGAGGAAACAGAACTGGAATTCTCACCTGATACACATTATAAAAAAGGAATGGTCATCATCATCAATGAAGAATTGCGTGTGGCTCGTGAGGACTTTTTTACAGGCAACACCTATCAAGAAATCGATTGGAAACCCTATATCAAACATGACTACAGCGTCTTCAATAAGTTCCACACTTGGACAGAATATATTAATAGACTGATAGGCGCACTAGGTGGACTGGTTGTGTTATTCACTGCTGTGGTCTCATTACAATTCTGGAGATCACGTAAGAAACTGACTATTCTCACCGTCGTAGCACTGCTAGCGATGCTCATACAAGCAGTTATTGGCAAGATTGTAGTAGACACCTTACTATCACCAGTACTTATTACCATTCACATGATTGTAGCATTGCTCATCGTTGGACTGCTTATTTATCTATTGCACGAGGTCTTACCTGTCGATTCACGTTACTACAATAAAGGCAATCTGTCACGATGGATGTTAATCATCATCGCAATGACCTTTATTCAAGTTGCCATGGGAACGCAGGTGCGTCAGTACATAGATCATCAAGTAGATTTGTTCGGCTATCCTTTGAGTAGCGCCTGGTTAGAAAACGGACCGCTGATATTCTTGATACATCGTAGTTATTCGATTTTATTGGTGCTTGTGCATATAGCAGTAAGCTACATAGCCATAAAAAAATACAAGCATCCCAAACGATCGTATTTTTCTCTTAATGCACTGATTTTGATCACGATCTTGAGTGGCGTATTAATGAATTATGTGGATTTCCCGCTAGGTTCGCAAGCCGCGCATCTCGTAACGGCATCACTCATTTTGGGACTACAGTTTTATCTATGGATGCGCCTGCGTACAGCTGCAAGATTATCTGTAGCAGCAACCTCATAG
- a CDS encoding IS1096 element passenger TnpR family protein, with translation MIYRLRAILDATQDVFRDIEIEETASLEDLHNVIMQSFQLQGDEMASFYASDDEWNQGEEYCLFDMSDGLSPVKKMCDTPLSDAMSKSKTKMIYVYDFLNMWTFLIELADVAGAVDGTAYPQVIFAIGELPDSPPDKEFEADPRFHDDEDNDDEYGDDEEFYEDYDDNEFY, from the coding sequence ATGATTTATCGATTAAGAGCCATTCTTGATGCCACTCAAGATGTCTTTAGAGATATAGAAATTGAAGAAACCGCAAGTCTGGAAGACCTGCATAATGTCATTATGCAATCCTTTCAACTGCAAGGTGATGAAATGGCCAGTTTTTATGCCAGTGATGATGAGTGGAATCAAGGCGAGGAATATTGCCTGTTTGATATGAGTGATGGCCTGTCGCCTGTTAAGAAAATGTGTGATACACCTCTTAGCGATGCCATGAGCAAATCCAAGACTAAGATGATCTATGTCTATGATTTTCTCAATATGTGGACTTTTCTCATTGAGTTGGCAGATGTTGCTGGCGCTGTAGATGGCACGGCTTATCCGCAAGTGATTTTTGCCATAGGTGAGTTACCAGACTCGCCACCAGACAAGGAATTTGAAGCAGATCCTCGCTTCCATGATGATGAGGATAATGATGATGAATATGGCGATGATGAGGAGTTTTATGAGGATTATGACGATAACGAGTTTTACTAG
- a CDS encoding nucleoid-associated protein produces MINLYNTRIEELAIHRVGNKNKGEMLLTSSNKTPLDDEMHSLLKEYFLKPFRSKEEAYYSFTHEQDLEFHDMYAFAKAIFNTPSSLLENSKNAAKHLYQQSVHPHIRSGELYVCYLTGLMLDNNKVDAIGLFKSEIKQDFLQFEEGELDLKMILQQGVNLNKLDKGAIIFNVEEEQGYKILSVDSNRYDAKYWLEDFLGVDVFEDENFFTKKYLKFCQDFAKDVVLPAEDKKEEVMFMNRSMNYFAKNDDFEETKFLNETLENPELIPEFKHYKTEKGPKYSIEDVSTFPISNTAVSAARKGIRSVINLDTHVQIKMDFTNSDSAEKFIEKGWDEERQMYYYLVYFNREEKK; encoded by the coding sequence ATGATCAACCTGTACAATACTAGAATTGAGGAACTCGCGATCCATCGTGTAGGTAACAAGAATAAAGGTGAGATGCTGCTCACGTCAAGTAATAAGACGCCGCTGGATGACGAGATGCACTCGTTGCTCAAGGAATATTTCTTGAAACCATTCCGCAGTAAGGAAGAGGCCTATTACAGTTTTACCCATGAACAGGATCTAGAGTTTCATGATATGTACGCTTTCGCGAAAGCGATATTCAATACACCATCATCACTACTAGAAAATTCTAAGAATGCCGCCAAGCATCTATATCAACAGTCGGTGCATCCACATATACGCAGCGGCGAGTTGTATGTGTGTTACCTCACTGGACTCATGCTAGACAATAATAAAGTTGATGCAATAGGATTATTCAAGAGCGAGATCAAACAAGATTTTTTACAGTTTGAAGAAGGCGAGTTAGATCTCAAGATGATCCTACAGCAAGGTGTCAACCTCAACAAACTAGACAAGGGCGCCATCATATTTAATGTCGAAGAAGAACAAGGATACAAGATCCTATCGGTTGATAGCAACAGATATGACGCTAAATACTGGCTAGAGGATTTTCTAGGTGTAGACGTTTTTGAGGATGAAAATTTCTTCACAAAGAAATATTTGAAATTCTGTCAGGACTTTGCCAAGGACGTTGTTCTGCCTGCCGAAGACAAAAAAGAAGAAGTTATGTTCATGAACAGATCTATGAACTATTTTGCCAAAAATGATGACTTTGAAGAGACAAAATTCCTGAACGAGACGCTGGAAAACCCAGAGCTTATTCCAGAGTTTAAACACTATAAGACTGAGAAAGGACCTAAGTATTCTATTGAGGACGTTTCTACTTTCCCTATTTCAAATACTGCGGTAAGCGCGGCGCGCAAAGGAATAAGGAGTGTTATCAATCTAGACACACATGTACAGATCAAGATGGATTTCACCAACAGCGACAGTGCCGAAAAATTTATTGAGAAAGGCTGGGACGAGGAACGACAAATGTATTATTACCTCGTGTACTTTAACCGCGAGGAAAAGAAGTAG